From one Culex quinquefasciatus strain JHB chromosome 3, VPISU_Cqui_1.0_pri_paternal, whole genome shotgun sequence genomic stretch:
- the LOC6032249 gene encoding 40S ribosomal protein S23, with product MGKPRGIRTARKHIRHRRDQRWADKDYKKAHLGTRWKSNPFAGASHAKGIVLEKVGVEAKQPNSAIRKCVRVQLIKNGKKITAFVPRDGCLNYIEENDEVLVAGFGRKGHAVGDIPGVRFKVVKVANVSLLALYKEKKERPRS from the coding sequence ATGGGCAAACCACGTGGAATCCGTACCGCTCGGAAGCACATCCGTCACCGCCGGGACCAGCGCTGGGCCGACAAGGATTACAAGAAGGCCCATCTGGGAACCCGCTGGAAGTCGAATCCATTCGCCGGAGCATCCCACGCCAAGGGCATCGTGCTGGAGAAGGTCGGCGTCGAAGCCAAGCAGCCGAACTCCGCCATTCGCAAGTGTGTCCGTGTGCAGCTCATCAAGAACGGCAAGAAGATCACCGCGTTCGTGCCCCGGGATGGTTGCCTCAACTACATCGAAGAAAACGACGAGGTCCTGGTTGCCGGTTTCGGTCGCAAGGGTCACGCCGTCGGTGATATTCCCGGAGTCCGCTTCAAGGTGGTGAAGGTGGCCAACGTTTCCCTGCTGGCCCTGTACAAGGAAAAGAAGGAACGGCCACGATCGTAA